The proteins below are encoded in one region of Thermogemmatispora onikobensis:
- a CDS encoding TetR/AcrR family transcriptional regulator, giving the protein MMDEAAQPNALENERAAPSKAGSTQPTREKESASTPSLSRGEITRQRILEAAEAVFGELGYYEASISEITRRAGVAQGTFYIYFRTKREIFVELVKDLGRRLREASAAATAGLTNRLETERQGFIAFFRFAAAHRSVYRIVEEAERVAPEAAQEYYQSISRGYARGLRAAMEAGQIRSMDPETLAYALMGIGHFLALRWIVWPQLTSAPESAAASEASAARAAAHQSQPESEQSAEQVLPPQVFATLMDFITHGLAPTSPSAEPGSEARTLEPQP; this is encoded by the coding sequence ATGATGGACGAAGCAGCCCAGCCGAACGCCTTGGAGAACGAGCGCGCCGCCCCCAGCAAAGCAGGGTCGACGCAGCCAACCAGAGAGAAAGAGAGTGCGAGTACACCCAGCCTCTCGCGCGGTGAGATCACGCGCCAACGCATCCTGGAGGCCGCCGAAGCGGTCTTTGGCGAGCTGGGATACTACGAGGCCAGCATCTCAGAGATCACGCGGCGCGCCGGTGTCGCTCAGGGCACTTTCTACATCTATTTCCGTACCAAGCGCGAGATCTTTGTTGAGCTGGTCAAAGATCTGGGGCGGCGCCTGCGCGAAGCCTCGGCGGCGGCCACCGCCGGTCTGACCAACCGTCTGGAGACCGAGCGGCAGGGGTTCATCGCCTTCTTCCGCTTTGCTGCCGCTCATCGCAGCGTCTACCGCATCGTCGAAGAAGCTGAGCGTGTCGCCCCCGAAGCGGCGCAAGAATACTACCAAAGCATCAGCCGGGGCTATGCGCGCGGCCTGCGTGCCGCGATGGAGGCCGGCCAGATCCGTTCAATGGACCCGGAGACGCTGGCCTACGCCCTCATGGGCATCGGCCACTTCCTCGCCCTGCGCTGGATCGTCTGGCCCCAGTTGACGAGTGCGCCAGAGTCCGCCGCTGCGAGCGAGGCGAGTGCTGCACGTGCTGCAGCCCATCAGAGCCAGCCCGAGAGCGAGCAGAGCGCAGAGCAGGTGCTGCCTCCCCAGGTCTTTGCAACGCTCATGGACTTCATCACCCACGGTCTGGCCCCCACGTCGCCCTCGGCAGAGCCAGGGTCGGAGGCCAGGACGTTGGAGCCGCAGCCCTGA
- a CDS encoding class I SAM-dependent methyltransferase, with protein MNEPAASGEQRRRVPVPVRERALRVGDLIVIDGHRTRRQAVAERLQVGGYRLQHTAHFLMAERAEEPRRLLVHFFAPQELDADLGAWFLEELRPAGWLATSADLAHLFAGVIGSCTPRDPALAWRRYGENTLWRYRHLLQSAQPQAPLPQLRPDSPVAVFSSLYRRVVALIRRERATAAGALLDAGCSFGFLPLLLAEASPELREIVGLDLRPDAFLVARQLAAERGWQQVRFVQADLRSADQVAALGQFDTVVALHVLEHFGPQEGEQVLSNLLAATRRLLVIAVPYEEQPEPVYGHLRVFSPATLEELGRRCLEHWGEQGGCYWCEECAGGLLVVERGQNGAISASAARATPGTTTEA; from the coding sequence GTGAATGAGCCTGCAGCGAGCGGCGAGCAGCGGCGTCGCGTCCCGGTGCCGGTTCGTGAGCGAGCCTTGCGCGTCGGCGACCTGATCGTCATCGACGGTCATCGTACCCGGCGTCAGGCGGTGGCTGAGCGCTTGCAGGTGGGCGGCTACCGGCTACAGCACACGGCCCATTTTCTCATGGCGGAGCGAGCGGAGGAGCCGCGGCGCCTGCTGGTGCACTTTTTCGCTCCCCAGGAACTGGATGCCGATCTTGGCGCCTGGTTTCTCGAAGAGCTGCGACCCGCTGGCTGGCTGGCGACCTCTGCCGACCTGGCCCATCTCTTCGCGGGCGTCATTGGCTCCTGTACCCCGCGTGACCCTGCTCTGGCCTGGCGGCGCTATGGCGAAAACACCCTCTGGCGCTACCGTCATCTTCTGCAGAGCGCTCAGCCGCAGGCGCCGCTGCCCCAGCTCCGGCCAGACTCGCCTGTCGCCGTCTTCTCCAGCCTCTACCGTCGCGTCGTTGCCCTCATCAGGCGAGAGCGCGCCACTGCTGCCGGCGCCCTGCTCGATGCTGGCTGCTCCTTCGGCTTCCTCCCCCTGCTGCTCGCCGAAGCTTCTCCTGAATTGAGGGAGATTGTCGGCCTCGATCTGCGTCCTGACGCCTTTCTTGTGGCTCGTCAGCTGGCCGCTGAACGTGGCTGGCAGCAGGTGCGTTTTGTGCAGGCTGATCTGCGCAGCGCCGACCAGGTCGCGGCTCTTGGCCAGTTCGACACCGTCGTGGCTCTGCACGTGCTGGAGCACTTCGGCCCCCAGGAAGGTGAGCAGGTTCTGAGCAACCTGCTGGCGGCCACCAGGCGCCTCCTGGTGATCGCCGTCCCCTATGAAGAGCAGCCTGAGCCGGTCTATGGGCATCTGCGGGTCTTCTCGCCGGCCACCCTTGAGGAGCTGGGGAGACGCTGCCTGGAGCACTGGGGAGAGCAAGGAGGATGCTACTGGTGCGAAGAATGCGCCGGCGGCCTGCTCGTTGTCGAGCGTGGCCAGAACGGTGCGATATCGGCGAGCGCGGCGCGAGCCACACCAGGCACAACGACAGAGGCGTGA
- a CDS encoding acyl-CoA synthetase has protein sequence MEKTFLGLGEWLERRAQLTPEKIGLIDVESGARLSYRVLNERARALATLLSEGYGVGPGERVAVLAHNAPEYLDALFAVALLGAILVPLNWRLTIPELLTIVRDCEPCLLMHDEEHSQRASELLAALSPVGVVPRLLSFAAFPGDDRRLAALARPFASADGEEPVLILYTSGTTGVPKGALLSHRMITWNAINTQISWGLRDDDITPTFAPFFHAGGLNVLTTPLYHCGGTVVLLRSSDPALILRTIEAERCTVVFAVPTVFQLMLEHPAFATTDLSSLRFCVTGGSSCPLPVIRGYGERGVLLRQGYGLTEVGVNCFSLAPEDALRKAGSVGRPVFHSRARLVDEHDRDVAPGEVGELVLAGPHVCSGYWRRPVETAEAARGGWWHTGDLARCDEDGYYYIVGRKKDLFISGGENVYPAEVEAVLLAHPGVAEAAVIGRPDPRWGEVGLAIVVPRVPGSLRPEELLAFCGERLARYKIPKGIVFAEALPRNAMGKVLKAELRARYVREETP, from the coding sequence ATGGAGAAGACCTTTCTTGGTCTGGGCGAATGGTTGGAGCGCCGTGCCCAGCTGACGCCCGAGAAGATCGGCCTGATCGATGTCGAGAGTGGGGCGCGGCTGAGCTATCGCGTTTTGAACGAGCGGGCCCGGGCCCTGGCGACGCTGCTGAGCGAGGGCTACGGCGTTGGCCCGGGCGAGCGCGTGGCGGTGCTGGCCCACAATGCGCCCGAGTATCTGGATGCCCTCTTCGCCGTGGCCCTGCTCGGGGCCATTCTGGTGCCGCTCAACTGGCGCCTGACGATTCCTGAGCTGCTGACGATAGTGCGCGACTGTGAGCCGTGTCTGCTCATGCACGACGAGGAGCACAGCCAGCGGGCCAGCGAGCTGCTGGCGGCGCTGTCACCTGTAGGCGTGGTGCCGCGCCTGCTCTCCTTTGCGGCCTTTCCCGGGGACGATCGGCGGCTGGCCGCGCTGGCGCGTCCTTTCGCAAGTGCCGACGGTGAGGAGCCGGTGCTGATCCTCTATACCTCTGGCACCACGGGCGTGCCCAAAGGAGCCTTGCTTTCGCACCGCATGATCACCTGGAATGCTATTAATACGCAAATCAGTTGGGGGCTGCGCGACGACGATATCACGCCGACCTTTGCTCCGTTCTTTCATGCTGGCGGCCTGAATGTGCTGACGACGCCGCTCTACCATTGTGGCGGCACGGTGGTGCTGCTGCGCTCCTCTGATCCGGCGCTGATTTTGCGCACCATTGAGGCCGAACGTTGCACGGTAGTTTTTGCCGTGCCGACCGTTTTTCAACTGATGCTGGAGCATCCGGCTTTTGCTACAACAGACCTGTCATCGCTGCGCTTCTGCGTGACGGGCGGCTCTTCTTGTCCACTGCCGGTGATTCGCGGCTATGGGGAGCGCGGCGTATTGCTACGCCAGGGCTATGGCCTGACCGAGGTCGGGGTCAATTGTTTCAGCCTGGCGCCCGAGGATGCGCTGCGCAAGGCTGGCTCGGTGGGGCGTCCGGTCTTCCATTCGCGGGCGCGCCTGGTCGACGAACACGATCGAGATGTGGCGCCTGGCGAGGTGGGCGAGCTGGTGCTGGCGGGGCCACATGTCTGCTCGGGCTACTGGCGGCGTCCGGTGGAGACAGCGGAGGCCGCACGCGGCGGTTGGTGGCATACTGGCGATCTGGCGCGCTGCGATGAAGATGGCTACTACTACATTGTGGGGCGCAAGAAGGACCTCTTTATCTCGGGTGGAGAGAATGTCTATCCCGCCGAGGTGGAGGCGGTGCTGCTTGCCCATCCGGGGGTGGCCGAGGCGGCGGTGATCGGCAGGCCCGACCCGCGCTGGGGTGAGGTTGGGCTGGCGATCGTCGTGCCGCGTGTGCCGGGCAGCCTGCGCCCTGAAGAGCTGCTGGCTTTCTGTGGCGAGCGTCTGGCCCGCTACAAGATCCCCAAAGGGATCGTCTTTGCCGAGGCCCTGCCGCGCAATGCGATGGGCAAGGTTCTTAAGGCGGAACTGCGGGCGCGCTATGTGCGGGAAGAGACGCCGTGA